The following are encoded together in the Citrobacter arsenatis genome:
- the uspF gene encoding universal stress protein UspF, with amino-acid sequence MYRSILVPIDISETDLTRHVVPQVQAHAKTAKVHFLAVIPTVPFYASLGLAYSTEFPDRSGLQAKASEKLEEIIKQFNIPAGRSQTHVVYGPPKDQILKLAEAVDAELIIIASHKPGFSTYLLGSTAAAVVRHAKCPVLVVR; translated from the coding sequence ATGTATCGCTCAATTCTGGTGCCCATTGATATCTCTGAAACCGATTTAACCCGCCATGTTGTTCCACAGGTCCAGGCGCATGCTAAAACCGCTAAGGTCCACTTTTTAGCCGTTATTCCTACCGTTCCGTTCTATGCCTCGCTGGGGCTGGCCTACTCTACCGAATTTCCGGACAGAAGTGGTTTGCAGGCCAAAGCCAGCGAAAAACTCGAAGAAATTATTAAGCAGTTCAATATTCCTGCCGGCAGGAGTCAAACTCACGTCGTTTATGGCCCGCCGAAGGATCAGATCCTCAAGCTGGCGGAGGCGGTTGACGCAGAGCTTATTATCATCGCCTCACACAAGCCTGGTTTTAGCACTTATCTGCTGGGCTCAACGGCAGCAGCCGTCGTACGCCATGCGAAATGTCCGGTGCTGGTTGTGCGGTGA
- the torD gene encoding molecular chaperone TorD → MTKHTSLTTEQMACVYAWLAQLFSQERDDQSLALLQTRELAEWFAVLKGEPSLEAEVLLLEEKIAALKVREDATLELAADFCSLFLMSDKHAALPYASAHLDGGPNYGVIKQLLSDAGMQVSDAFSESADHLAIFIELLSHLHFSLGEPGGSHQRIDALRRETLVGLLRWLPEFATKCRRYDDFGFYGALSQLLLALVRLDNQS, encoded by the coding sequence ATGACGAAACACACTTCCCTGACGACAGAACAGATGGCCTGCGTTTATGCCTGGCTGGCACAGTTGTTTTCCCAGGAGCGTGACGATCAAAGCCTGGCGCTTTTACAGACCCGCGAACTGGCTGAATGGTTCGCGGTGCTAAAAGGTGAACCGTCGCTTGAGGCGGAGGTCCTGTTGCTGGAGGAGAAAATTGCCGCGCTTAAGGTGCGTGAAGACGCCACCCTGGAACTGGCTGCTGATTTTTGCAGCCTGTTTCTGATGTCGGATAAACACGCGGCGTTACCCTATGCGTCGGCTCATCTTGACGGGGGGCCAAACTACGGGGTCATTAAACAACTGTTATCTGATGCGGGCATGCAGGTAAGCGATGCGTTTAGCGAGTCAGCCGATCATCTGGCGATTTTTATCGAACTGCTGAGCCATCTGCATTTTTCTCTTGGAGAGCCAGGGGGTAGCCATCAGCGTATTGATGCGTTGCGCCGAGAAACGTTGGTGGGGCTGTTACGCTGGTTACCGGAATTCGCCACCAAATGCCGCCGCTATGATGACTTTGGTTTCTACGGTGCGCTGAGTCAGCTGTTGCTGGCATTGGTCAGACTGGATAATCAGAGCTGA
- the torA gene encoding trimethylamine-N-oxide reductase TorA, with the protein MKNNDLFQASRRRFLLQLGGLTVAGMLGPSLLTPRSANAAEVQGAGVKEGILTGSHWGAIRATVVDGRFIEAKPFERDKYPSKMIAGLPDHVHGGARIRYPMVRVDWLRKRHQSDTTQRGDNRFVRVSWDEALDFFYQELERIQKTYGPSALLTASGWQSTGMFHNASGMLARAIALHGNSVGTGGDYSTGAAQVILPRVVGSMEVYEQQTSWPLVLKNSKTIVLWGSDLIKNQQANWWCPDHDVYEYYEQLKDKVARGEISVISVDPVITSTHDYLGRDKVKHIAVNPQADVPLQLALAHTLYTEKLYDKHFLENYCVGFEQFLPYLLGESDGQPKDARWAEKICGVDADTIRELARQMAGGRTQIIAGWCVQRMQHGEQWAWMIVVLASMLGQIGLPGGGFGFGWHYNGAGTPGRKGVILSGFSGSTTVAPVHNSTDFKGYSSTIPIARFIDAILEPGKKINWNGKTVTLPPLKMCVFAGTNPFHRHQQINRIIEGWRKLETVIAIDNQWTSTCRFADIVLPATTQFERNDLDQYGNHSNRGIIAMKQLVQPQFEARNDFDIFRDLCRRFNREEAFTEGLDEMGWLKRIWQEGSQQGKGRGVHLPAFDVFWNQQEYVEFEHPQMFVRHQAFREDPDLEPLGTPSGLIEIFSKTIADMQYDDCQGHPMWFEKIERSHGGPGSQRWPLHLQSVHPDFRLHSQLCESEALRKHYAVSGKEPVFINPQDASARGIRNGDIVRVFNARGQVLAGAVVSDLYSPGVARIHEGAWYDPDNGGETGALCKYGNPNVLTIDIGTSQLAQATSAHTTLVEIEKYTGKVDNVTAFSGPIKMVAQCEYVPAQKVTS; encoded by the coding sequence ATGAAAAATAACGATCTCTTTCAGGCATCTCGCCGACGTTTTCTACTGCAATTGGGCGGTCTGACCGTAGCCGGTATGTTGGGACCTTCTCTGCTCACTCCCCGTAGCGCCAACGCCGCAGAGGTACAGGGTGCTGGCGTCAAAGAGGGGATTCTGACCGGCTCTCATTGGGGGGCAATCCGTGCCACCGTGGTTGATGGTCGTTTTATTGAGGCCAAACCGTTTGAGCGGGATAAATACCCGTCAAAAATGATCGCCGGACTGCCGGATCACGTACATGGCGGCGCACGTATTCGCTATCCCATGGTCCGCGTCGACTGGTTGCGTAAACGCCACCAGAGCGATACCACACAGCGTGGCGATAACCGCTTTGTGCGCGTGTCCTGGGATGAAGCACTGGACTTCTTCTATCAGGAGCTGGAGCGCATTCAGAAGACCTATGGTCCGAGCGCGCTGCTGACGGCCAGCGGCTGGCAATCGACCGGCATGTTCCATAATGCTTCCGGGATGCTGGCGCGCGCCATTGCGCTGCACGGCAACAGCGTGGGTACCGGGGGCGACTATTCCACCGGTGCTGCTCAGGTGATCCTGCCGCGCGTAGTCGGGTCAATGGAGGTATATGAGCAGCAGACCTCCTGGCCGCTGGTGCTGAAGAACAGCAAAACGATTGTGCTGTGGGGCTCCGACCTGATTAAAAATCAGCAGGCGAACTGGTGGTGTCCGGATCATGATGTTTATGAATACTACGAGCAATTAAAGGACAAAGTGGCGCGCGGCGAGATTTCGGTCATTAGCGTTGACCCGGTTATCACTTCGACTCACGACTACCTGGGCCGCGACAAGGTTAAGCACATCGCCGTGAATCCGCAGGCTGATGTGCCGCTACAGCTGGCACTGGCGCACACGCTCTATACCGAGAAGCTCTACGATAAGCATTTCCTCGAAAACTACTGCGTTGGGTTTGAGCAATTTCTGCCTTATCTGCTGGGAGAAAGTGACGGACAGCCTAAAGATGCCCGGTGGGCGGAAAAAATATGTGGGGTTGATGCCGATACGATTCGTGAACTGGCGCGGCAGATGGCGGGCGGTAGAACGCAGATTATTGCCGGCTGGTGCGTGCAGCGTATGCAGCACGGGGAACAGTGGGCGTGGATGATCGTAGTACTGGCCTCAATGCTCGGACAAATCGGCTTACCCGGCGGTGGGTTTGGTTTTGGTTGGCACTACAACGGCGCGGGTACCCCAGGGCGTAAGGGGGTTATTCTGAGCGGATTTTCAGGTTCCACCACCGTTGCGCCTGTACATAACAGCACCGATTTTAAGGGCTATAGCAGCACTATTCCGATCGCGCGTTTTATCGATGCGATTCTGGAACCAGGCAAGAAAATTAACTGGAACGGTAAAACCGTTACGCTGCCACCGTTGAAAATGTGCGTTTTTGCCGGGACTAACCCTTTCCATCGTCACCAGCAGATCAACCGCATTATTGAGGGCTGGCGTAAGCTGGAAACCGTTATCGCCATCGATAATCAGTGGACCTCAACCTGTCGATTTGCCGATATCGTATTGCCCGCGACGACCCAGTTTGAGCGTAACGATCTCGACCAGTATGGCAACCATTCCAACCGCGGCATTATCGCTATGAAGCAACTGGTGCAGCCGCAGTTTGAAGCGCGTAATGATTTCGATATTTTCCGCGATCTTTGCCGCCGCTTTAATCGTGAAGAAGCCTTCACCGAAGGGCTGGATGAGATGGGTTGGTTAAAACGGATCTGGCAGGAAGGTAGCCAGCAGGGGAAAGGGCGCGGCGTCCATCTCCCGGCTTTTGATGTTTTCTGGAATCAGCAGGAGTACGTTGAATTCGAACATCCGCAGATGTTTGTTCGTCATCAGGCCTTCCGTGAAGACCCCGATCTTGAGCCGCTCGGCACCCCGAGTGGTTTGATCGAGATTTTCTCGAAAACCATTGCCGATATGCAGTATGACGACTGCCAGGGGCATCCGATGTGGTTTGAGAAAATCGAACGTTCACACGGCGGGCCGGGGTCGCAGCGTTGGCCGCTGCATCTGCAATCGGTGCACCCGGATTTCCGTTTGCACTCGCAGCTTTGTGAATCTGAAGCGCTGCGTAAACATTATGCTGTGAGTGGTAAAGAGCCGGTGTTTATCAACCCGCAGGATGCCAGCGCAAGGGGAATTCGCAACGGCGATATTGTCCGTGTGTTTAACGCGCGCGGACAAGTACTGGCCGGGGCGGTTGTCTCCGATCTTTACTCGCCGGGCGTGGCGCGTATACATGAAGGTGCCTGGTACGATCCTGACAACGGTGGAGAAACCGGGGCGCTTTGTAAATACGGCAATCCGAACGTGTTAACGATAGATATCGGCACGTCTCAGCTGGCGCAGGCGACCAGCGCCCATACTACGCTGGTGGAAATTGAGAAGTATACCGGCAAGGTGGATAACGTGACGGCGTTCAGCGGCCCGATAAAAATGGTGGCGCAGTGTGAATATGTTCCGGCACAGAAGGTAACGTCATGA
- the torC gene encoding pentaheme c-type cytochrome TorC, whose protein sequence is MRKLWRALLRPSARWSVLALVVIGIVVGIALIVLPHVGIKLTSSTEFCVSCHSMQPVYEEYKQSAHFQNASGVRAECHDCHIPSDIPGMVKRKLEASNDIYQTFVAHSIDTPEKFEAKRAELAEREWARMKENNSATCRSCHNYDAMDHAKQYPEAARQMEIAAKDNQSCIDCHKGIAHQLPDMSSGFRKQFDELRATASDDGDTLYSLDIKPIYAAKGDKEPAGSLLPASEVKVLKRDGDWLQIEIVGWTETNGRQRVLAQLPGKRIFVASVRGDIQQHVKTLEHTTVAETNTQWSKLQATAWMQKGDMVNDIKPIWAYADSLYNGTCNQCHGAPEKEHFDANGWIGTLNGMIGFTSLDKREERTLLKYLQMNASDTTDKPHGDKGESNEK, encoded by the coding sequence ATGCGGAAACTATGGAGGGCGCTGCTCAGACCGAGCGCACGTTGGTCAGTGTTGGCGCTGGTCGTCATCGGGATTGTGGTCGGCATCGCGCTGATCGTCTTGCCGCACGTTGGCATCAAATTAACCAGTTCAACCGAGTTTTGCGTGAGCTGCCATAGCATGCAGCCGGTTTACGAAGAATATAAACAGTCCGCACATTTTCAGAATGCCTCCGGGGTGCGTGCAGAGTGTCACGACTGTCACATTCCATCCGATATCCCAGGTATGGTGAAGCGTAAGCTGGAAGCGAGTAACGATATTTATCAGACTTTTGTTGCCCACTCTATTGATACGCCTGAAAAATTCGAGGCCAAACGCGCCGAGCTGGCGGAGCGCGAATGGGCGCGAATGAAGGAAAACAACTCCGCGACCTGTCGTTCTTGTCATAACTATGACGCGATGGATCATGCTAAACAGTATCCTGAAGCCGCGCGACAGATGGAGATTGCGGCCAAGGACAATCAATCCTGTATCGACTGCCATAAAGGAATCGCGCACCAGCTTCCCGATATGAGCAGCGGTTTCCGCAAGCAGTTTGACGAGTTACGCGCCACGGCGAGCGACGATGGCGATACGCTCTATTCTCTGGATATCAAACCTATTTATGCCGCTAAGGGTGATAAAGAACCTGCAGGCTCACTGCTGCCCGCCTCTGAAGTAAAAGTGTTAAAGCGTGACGGCGACTGGCTGCAAATTGAAATAGTGGGCTGGACCGAGACTAACGGACGTCAGCGCGTGTTGGCGCAACTGCCGGGCAAACGCATTTTTGTGGCCTCTGTTCGCGGCGACATCCAGCAGCATGTAAAAACGCTGGAGCACACCACCGTCGCGGAAACGAATACGCAGTGGAGCAAACTGCAAGCCACCGCCTGGATGCAGAAGGGCGATATGGTCAACGACATTAAGCCTATCTGGGCCTATGCCGACTCGCTCTATAACGGAACCTGTAATCAGTGTCACGGCGCGCCTGAGAAAGAACACTTTGACGCCAACGGCTGGATTGGCACGTTGAACGGCATGATTGGATTTACCAGTCTGGATAAACGTGAAGAACGTACCTTGCTGAAATATTTGCAGATGAATGCCTCTGACACTACGGATAAGCCGCATGGCGATAAGGGAGAAAGCAATGAAAAATAA
- a CDS encoding NapC/NirT family cytochrome c, giving the protein MRKINKTILWTMLLCIVLGAVIVLAGQWTLHKTSSTEFCLSCHTMQAPYEEYTGSVHFQNQKGIRAECADCHIPQGGLDYLVAKLRASKDVYHQFITKKIDTPEKFEEHRLEMAQTVWAQLKATDSATCRSCHSMDAMDLAAQSADAQKMHKMGIAEKQTCIDCHKGVAHFPPEIKMDDSALKGLEAQSASTPASATELYAVSNTALGELGTVYPATKMQVLKSTDNARQVEIRGSQMQGSEQVIYYAAGQRLILASLSEKGQQSLKILSDWKKDDYGNAWRDVVLQGEWSGSALASREPMWNYARQLDNVYCAGCHAPIPASHFTLNAWPSVAKGMGARTNISETELDILSRYFQYNAKDMNK; this is encoded by the coding sequence ATGAGAAAAATAAATAAAACCATCCTCTGGACGATGCTGCTGTGCATTGTTCTTGGTGCTGTTATCGTTTTGGCAGGGCAATGGACATTGCACAAAACGTCGAGCACGGAATTCTGTTTGTCGTGCCATACGATGCAGGCACCCTATGAGGAATATACCGGTTCGGTTCACTTCCAGAATCAGAAAGGGATTCGTGCAGAGTGTGCGGACTGTCATATCCCACAAGGCGGCCTGGATTATCTGGTGGCTAAGTTGCGGGCCTCAAAAGATGTTTATCACCAGTTCATAACCAAAAAAATCGATACCCCGGAAAAATTTGAAGAACACCGTCTGGAGATGGCGCAAACCGTTTGGGCACAGCTCAAGGCGACTGATTCCGCAACCTGTCGTAGCTGTCACAGCATGGACGCGATGGATCTTGCCGCACAAAGCGCGGATGCCCAGAAGATGCACAAAATGGGCATCGCGGAAAAGCAAACCTGCATTGATTGCCACAAGGGCGTCGCCCATTTCCCACCTGAAATCAAAATGGATGACAGCGCGCTTAAAGGGCTTGAAGCGCAGTCAGCCTCCACTCCAGCCTCGGCAACTGAGCTTTATGCCGTAAGCAATACCGCGCTTGGCGAGCTGGGAACCGTTTACCCGGCAACAAAAATGCAGGTCCTGAAATCAACGGATAACGCGCGACAAGTCGAGATTCGCGGTAGCCAGATGCAGGGAAGTGAACAGGTCATTTACTACGCGGCAGGACAGCGTTTGATTCTTGCCAGTCTGAGTGAAAAAGGTCAGCAGTCGCTGAAGATCCTCTCCGACTGGAAAAAAGATGATTACGGCAATGCGTGGCGAGATGTTGTGCTGCAGGGGGAATGGAGCGGTTCCGCTCTCGCCAGCCGTGAACCCATGTGGAATTACGCGCGCCAACTCGACAATGTGTATTGCGCGGGCTGCCATGCGCCAATTCCTGCGAGTCATTTCACGCTCAACGCCTGGCCTTCAGTGGCGAAAGGGATGGGCGCTCGTACCAATATCAGTGAAACCGAACTGGATATCCTGAGCCGTTACTTCCAGTACAACGCTAAAGACATGAACAAATAA